TGATCCGTGGAATCAGATGCAGTCTCAGGCTACGGCCTCACTGGCACTGCAACCGGTCGAAGCCGACCCGTGGAACCAGCCATATCAGCAGTCTCCTCACGATGATCCGTGGAATCAGCCGCAGTCCCAGACTCCGGCTTCTTCGGTTCCTCAGACAGTGTCGGGCAATATGTCGGGCGATGACCCGTGGAACCAGCCCCAATCGGTTCCACAGCCGGCTGCCGGCGATGACCCGTGGAATCAACCGCAACCCGCACAGCCGACCCCGAATGCCGACCCGTGGAATAGCCGGCCCCAGCCCCAGCCGAAACCGCAACCGCAAGTCGCGGCCGAGGATGACGAATACTCGATGAGCGACCAGTCGCTCGGCGAGGCGACGGCCATGAATCTCGACGATCTGAAAAAGCTATTCGAGGTCAAAAAAGTCGAGCAATTCGCGGCAGATGATCCGAAGAACCCCAAGAACATCCAGCCTGCCAAGAAGCACTCGGATGAATAATGAGGACGAATAACGAGGAATACCCATGGCACTTGCTTATGACGGCGCAATACAGCGACTGATCGACGCTTTCGGGCGGCTGCCCGGCATCGGGCCGAAGGGCGCGCAGCGTATCGCCTTCTACATGCTGTCCGCGCCCGAAGATGAAGCGCGCGATCTGGCCGAGGCCATCGAGGAGGTCAAGGCCAAGATCCGCTTCTGTGATATTTGCGGCAACGTGTGCGAATCCAGCCCCTGCCCGGTATGCGCCGACCCGAGACGCGACCGTTCGGTGATCTGCGTGGTCGAAGAGCCCAAGGACGTGATGAGCATCGAGCGCACGCGCGAATACCGCGGCCTATACCATGTGCTCGGCGGCGCAATCAACCCAATGGCCAACGTTGGCCCTGCCGACCTGCGTATTCCCAGTCTGCTCAAACGCTTAGAAGGCGATGAGGTCAAGGAAGTGATTATGGCGCTCGACCCGAATATTGAAGGCGAGGCCACCACCAGCTACTTGACCCAGCTATTGCGACCCGTAGGTGTCAAGGTCACCCGACTTGCCAGCGGCCTGCCGGTGGGCTCCGACTTGGAGTACGCCGACGAAATCACGCTAGGCAGGGCACTGGCCGGTCGGCGCGAGGCCTAGGCCAGCGTATCATTGGCGCTCTCGCCCTTGCGGCGCATCCACGGCCAGAATGCGCCATGGCGGATGATGCACGCGGCCCTTGTGTCGTCTGCCAACCAGATGATGAACAGTCCTGCCGCCAGTATGCCTAGACCAACACCAAGGGCGATATTGCGCGCGTCAAGCACGTCATTCGGCTCGGGGGCCGGCATCGGAATCGCCACTCGGTGCCCGGAGATAAGCAGTCGGTGCGTGTTCACGCCGTATGGCGTACAGGTCATCAAGGTGACACGGTCCTCACCCGGCGCAATCTTGAGCTTCGACGTGTCATCCGGCAAAATCACTGAAATGCGGTCCACTTTGTAGCCCAAAGTTTCGCCCATGACTTCGATGTAGAAGAAGTCGCCCTCTTTCACCTCGTCCAAACGGGTGAACATCAGCGCTTCAACCAACCCGCGGTGCCCGGTAATGACCGAATGGGTGGACTTACCTCCCACCGGCAGCGACGTGCCGTACAAGTGGCCGGCGCCAGAAGCCAGTGCTTCCTCGGAAGTGCCGTGATAAATCGGCAGATTGATGGACTGTTTGGGCACCCTGATTGTGCCCATCACGCCGTTTCCGGTACTAAGCAGTGACTGGTATTCCTTGTCTTTCTTTGAGACGGAATCCTCGCCGCTGGCTTGGGATCCTCCTTGGGCGGCGGAGAACGGATCGACGGCTTCACCCAAGATGGGCTGGCCGGATTCAGCGAGTTTCTTGTTGTATGTGCGGGCCTCCGTGAGCTTGTCTTCCGCCTGCGGATAAGGCCAGCCGGCTACTTCTTTGGCTGTGGTGGCTGTGGTGGCGGCCAAGTTGCGGTCGGACTCGAATTGCAACGCTAGCGGGAAGCAGGCCACGGCGATTGCGGCGATCAGCAACACAATGGTGATGATGCGCATCGCCCACAGGTTGCGTTGCAGGCGTCGGCGCTCGGCCACGAGATCGCTGATATCGATGACTTCGTCAAATGGTGTTGGAGCGAATGCTGCGGGCTCGGGACACGCTGAGGAAACGTTGTCATTTGCAGATGTGGCATCCGGCATGGCCGCGTTGTTTTCCCGCATTTCCTGTGAGGCACGCTTACTTGTCGAACGTCGATGCAGCAATGCCATAGTCGCCTGTTCCTTCGCTTGATCTGCTCATGATTTGCTTATACAAGACGGCCGGCCCGTCTTAGTCGTGGTTGGCATAGGTGCTGCCGCAAATGGCAACGCCGCACGTGCCACACTGCGAGACGTTACTCCGCACCAAGCCTTTCATGCAACATGCCGACGAGGGCCATAGGGGGCAATGTAGGGGGCATAAGAAGTCCGAAAAATGCGATATGAACAACGTTGCTACGGCTGTAAGTGATGTGACTTACTTTGGGCAAGCCGTTGAGATGCAAGGGACTGCAAAGGATTGCAAAGTATGGCAACATGATAAGCCGCGGTGCCGGCAATATTTGACAGAGCTTTCAAATAGGGGGGTATGAATGCATAAAGAGGGAATATATTGCCCCGATAAAAATCAGTTCATATCATTACGTTCTAAGACTGCAGTGAGAACGAGCCCAACCAGACACTTCAGCGACCCGTCGATAGCTTGTGCGGTACTGCACGCGACCCCGGAGAAACTCCTTAATGATTTCGAGACCTTTGGCTTGCTGTTTGAGTCCATGTGTATTCGCGACCTGCGTGTGTATGCTGATGCGCTTGGCGGAGATGTGTTCCATTATCGGGATAAGACGGGATTGGAATCTGATGCGGTCATTGGCCTGCATGATGGACGATGGGCTCTCATTGAGGTCAAGCTCGGAGAAAAGCAGGTTGATATTGCGGCGGCCCATTTGAAAAAGTTGGCTGACAGAATTGATCAAGATCACGAAGGCCGTCCGTCATTCTTGATGGTGCTGACCGCTACGGCTGCCGCTTATCGCCGGGATGATGGGGTATTGGTAGTGCCGTTGGCCACGCTTGCTCCGTGAGCTCGTATCGCGCGTTTGACCTATCGTTCTCAACCCAAAAGGAAAAGGCCCGGGCTGCGGAACCGGGCCTTGAAAAGGAGAGAGGAAGAAGAAGGTATTCAGTTATGGGGGTTCTGCGGAAACCTCGCCGGTTTGCTTTCGTTTGCCGGTAATTGATAGTTAACCGCTCGAATCTCAAAGGATGGATGCGGCTGCCTTAAAAAACCACCGGTGAAAACTTGAATATTTGCTGAACAACGTAGGCCATGCCCGTGTCCACATGCCGGCGCGGGGTCGCGGGGTGAACGCGGCAACCTTTATAATCGTTGCGTTTGCGTAAAATATCGACCAAACAAATCTCTAAGAGAAGAACAAAAGGACAGCAGTGGCTCTCATCGTGCAGAAGTACGGCGGCTCGTCGGTCGCCGATACCGAATCGATCAAACGTGTGGCCAAGCGCGTTGTTGAGACGGAAAAGAAGGGCAACAAGGTGGCCGTGGTGGTCTCCGCCATGGGCGACACCACCGATGACCTTATCGATCAGGCGCTGAGCATCGACTCCAACCCGCCCGAGCGCGAGATGGACATGCTGATGACCGCAGGCGAGCGAATTTCCATGAGCCTGCTGGCCGTGGCCATTCACGCCGAAGGCAGCCGCGCCCACTCCTTCACCGGTCAGCAGGCCGGCTTCTTCACCGACGCCCGTTACGGCGCGGCCCACATCAAGGCCGTGAGACCGGACCGCGTGAAAAACGCGCTCTCATTGGGGGACATCGCCATCGTTGCCGGCTTCCAGGGCATCAACGCCAAGGGTGACGCCACCACGCTCGGTCGCGGTGGTTCGGACACGTCCGCCGTGGCACTCGCTGTGGCCCTTGGTGCCGACATCTGCGAGATTTACACCGACGTGGACGGCATCTTTACCGCTGATCCGCGCATCGTGCCTTCTGCCCGCCGCATTCCGTCCATCGATTATGAGTCGATTCTGGAGATGGCCTCCTGCGGCTCCAAGGTGCTGGCACTGCGCTGCGTAGAGTACGCTCAGCGTTTCAACATGCCGTTGCACGTGCGCTCTTCGTTCTCCCGTCGCCCCGGCACGCTGGTTGTGCCTGACGGCATTGACCCGCGCACGCTGCCGAACCTCGACTGAGCGCGGCTACAGCGAACAATAATCGTAAGTAATTTCAACCAAGACAAGGCAAGACATGACTGAAGAAGAAGCGAAATCCATGGGCGACCTGTTCCCTGACCTAGGCCCCGAGGCGCCGGTGATTTCCGGCATTGCCCACGACCGTTCCGAGGCGCTGGCCACCGTGCGTGGCGTGCCGAACGAGCCGGGTATGGCCGCCAAGGTGTTCACCGAGCTGGCCACCGCCGGCGTGAACGTGGACATGATCGTGCAGGCCGGCGCATCCGTTGGCACTGCGGACATCTCCTTCACCGTGCCCGAATCGGCCGTCAAGCAGGTGCAGAACACGCTGCTCGACAAGCAGGAAGTGCTGGGTTACCACTCCTTTGATGTGAACACCAACGTCGGCAAGGTAGCCGTGGTGGGTGTTGGCATGAAGACCCACGCCGGTCTGGCTGCCAAGTTCTTCCAGGCCCTGAGCGATGAGGGCATCAACGTGCTGATGATTTCCACTTCCGAGATTCGCATCGCCGCACTCGTGCCGCTCGATCAGCTCAACGATGCCGTCAAGGCGCTGCACACCGCATACGGTCTCGATGCCGATCAGATCGAAGCCGTGGTGTACGGCGGTACTGGCCGCTGAGCCACTGAGCCGCGTTTTTGCGGTATATACGACGAAAGCCCTCCTCACGGAGGGCTTTTGCGATTTTAACGAGTTTCAACTACTTCTTGGTGATGTAGCCGAGAGCCTTAAGCATTTCGGCGCATTCAAGGGCACCGCCGGCTGCACCGCGCAGAGTGTTGTGGGCCAGACCCACGAACTTCCAGTCAAAGATGGAGTCCTCGCGCAGACGGCCGATGGAGACGCCCATGCCACCCTCGTAATCCACATCGAGCTTGACCTGCGGGCGGTCATCCTCGGTGAGGTACTGGATGAAGTGCTTTGGTGCGTGCGGCAGCTC
The window above is part of the Bifidobacterium longum subsp. infantis ATCC 15697 = JCM 1222 = DSM 20088 genome. Proteins encoded here:
- the recR gene encoding recombination mediator RecR is translated as MALAYDGAIQRLIDAFGRLPGIGPKGAQRIAFYMLSAPEDEARDLAEAIEEVKAKIRFCDICGNVCESSPCPVCADPRRDRSVICVVEEPKDVMSIERTREYRGLYHVLGGAINPMANVGPADLRIPSLLKRLEGDEVKEVIMALDPNIEGEATTSYLTQLLRPVGVKVTRLASGLPVGSDLEYADEITLGRALAGRREA
- a CDS encoding class C sortase encodes the protein MALLHRRSTSKRASQEMRENNAAMPDATSANDNVSSACPEPAAFAPTPFDEVIDISDLVAERRRLQRNLWAMRIITIVLLIAAIAVACFPLALQFESDRNLAATTATTAKEVAGWPYPQAEDKLTEARTYNKKLAESGQPILGEAVDPFSAAQGGSQASGEDSVSKKDKEYQSLLSTGNGVMGTIRVPKQSINLPIYHGTSEEALASGAGHLYGTSLPVGGKSTHSVITGHRGLVEALMFTRLDEVKEGDFFYIEVMGETLGYKVDRISVILPDDTSKLKIAPGEDRVTLMTCTPYGVNTHRLLISGHRVAIPMPAPEPNDVLDARNIALGVGLGILAAGLFIIWLADDTRAACIIRHGAFWPWMRRKGESANDTLA
- a CDS encoding aspartate kinase, producing the protein MALIVQKYGGSSVADTESIKRVAKRVVETEKKGNKVAVVVSAMGDTTDDLIDQALSIDSNPPEREMDMLMTAGERISMSLLAVAIHAEGSRAHSFTGQQAGFFTDARYGAAHIKAVRPDRVKNALSLGDIAIVAGFQGINAKGDATTLGRGGSDTSAVALAVALGADICEIYTDVDGIFTADPRIVPSARRIPSIDYESILEMASCGSKVLALRCVEYAQRFNMPLHVRSSFSRRPGTLVVPDGIDPRTLPNLD
- a CDS encoding ACT domain-containing protein → MTEEEAKSMGDLFPDLGPEAPVISGIAHDRSEALATVRGVPNEPGMAAKVFTELATAGVNVDMIVQAGASVGTADISFTVPESAVKQVQNTLLDKQEVLGYHSFDVNTNVGKVAVVGVGMKTHAGLAAKFFQALSDEGINVLMISTSEIRIAALVPLDQLNDAVKALHTAYGLDADQIEAVVYGGTGR